A genomic stretch from Kogia breviceps isolate mKogBre1 chromosome 1, mKogBre1 haplotype 1, whole genome shotgun sequence includes:
- the MCL1 gene encoding induced myeloid leukemia cell differentiation protein Mcl-1 isoform X1, with protein MFGLKRNAVIGLNLYCGGAGLGPGSGSGASPEGRRLLATGKEATAGREVGGGEAGEVIGGSAGPSPPATLAPDARRVARPSPIGAEGPDVTATPTRLLFFAPTRRASPPEEMESSASDAIMSPEEELDGCEPELLGKRPSVLPLLELVGEASNSPGKDGSLPSTPPPAEEEEDELYRQSLEIISRYLQEQATGNKDAKPLGGSGAASRKALETLRRVGDGVQRNHETAFQGMLRKLDIKNEDDVKSLSRVMVHVFSDGVTNWGRIVTLISFGAFVAKHLKSINQESCIEPLAESITDVLVRTKRDWLVKQRGWDGFVDFFHVEDLEGGIRNVLLAFAGVAGVGAGLAYLIR; from the exons ATGTTCGGCCTCAAGAGAAACGCAGTAATCGGACTCAACCTCTACTGTGGGGGGGCCGGATTGGGACCGGGTAGCGGCAGCGGCGCCTCCCCTGAGGGGAGGCGGCTTTTGGCTACGGGAAAGGAGGCCACGGCCGGGCGAGAGGTAGGGGGAGGGGAAGCCGGCGAGGTGATTGGCGGAAGCGCCGGCCCGAGCCCCCCGGCCACTCTCGCGCCCGACGCCCGGAGGGTCGCGCGGCCCTCGCCCATTGGCGCCGAGGGCCCCGACGTCACCGCGACCCCCACCAGGCTGCTGTTCTTCGCGCCCACCCGCCGCGCCTCGCCGCCCGAAGAGATGGAATCCTCGGCCTCCGACGCCATCATGTCTCCCGAAGAGGAGCTGGACGGGTGCGAGCCGGAGCTTCTAGGGAAGCGGCCGTCCGTCCTGCCTTTGCTGGAGTTGGTCGGCGAGGCTAGTAACAGCCCCGGCAAGGACGGCTCACTCCCCTCGACGCCGCCCccagcagaggaagaggaggacgaGTTGTACCGGCAGTCCCTGGAGATTATCTCTCGATACCTCCAGGAGCAGGCAACCGGCAACAAGGACGCGAAGCCACTGGGCGGGTCTGGGGCCGCCAGCCGGAAGGCGTTAGAGACCCTGCGACGGGTCGGGGACGGTGTGCAACGGAACCACGAAACGGCCTTCCAAG GCATGCTTCGGAAACTGGACATCAAAAACGAAGACGATGTCAAATCTTTGTCTCGAGTGATGGTCCATGTTTTCAGTGACGGAGTAACAAACTGGGGCAGGATTGTGACTCTCATTTCTTTTGGTGCCTTTGTGGCCAAACACTTGAAGAGTATAAACCAAGAAAGCTGCATCGAACCATTAGCAGAAAGCATCACAGATGTTCTCGTAAGGACAAAACGAGACTGGCTAGTCAAACAAAGAGGCTGG gaTGGGTTTGTGGACTTCTTCCATGTAGAGGACCTAGAAGGCGGCATCAGAAATGTGCTGCTGGCTTTTGCAGGTGTTGCCGGAGTAGGAGCTGGTCTGGCATATCTAATAAGATAG
- the MCL1 gene encoding induced myeloid leukemia cell differentiation protein Mcl-1 isoform X2: MFGLKRNAVIGLNLYCGGAGLGPGSGSGASPEGRRLLATGKEATAGREVGGGEAGEVIGGSAGPSPPATLAPDARRVARPSPIGAEGPDVTATPTRLLFFAPTRRASPPEEMESSASDAIMSPEEELDGCEPELLGKRPSVLPLLELVGEASNSPGKDGSLPSTPPPAEEEEDELYRQSLEIISRYLQEQATGNKDAKPLGGSGAASRKALETLRRVGDGVQRNHETAFQGWVCGLLPCRGPRRRHQKCAAGFCRCCRSRSWSGISNKIAF; encoded by the exons ATGTTCGGCCTCAAGAGAAACGCAGTAATCGGACTCAACCTCTACTGTGGGGGGGCCGGATTGGGACCGGGTAGCGGCAGCGGCGCCTCCCCTGAGGGGAGGCGGCTTTTGGCTACGGGAAAGGAGGCCACGGCCGGGCGAGAGGTAGGGGGAGGGGAAGCCGGCGAGGTGATTGGCGGAAGCGCCGGCCCGAGCCCCCCGGCCACTCTCGCGCCCGACGCCCGGAGGGTCGCGCGGCCCTCGCCCATTGGCGCCGAGGGCCCCGACGTCACCGCGACCCCCACCAGGCTGCTGTTCTTCGCGCCCACCCGCCGCGCCTCGCCGCCCGAAGAGATGGAATCCTCGGCCTCCGACGCCATCATGTCTCCCGAAGAGGAGCTGGACGGGTGCGAGCCGGAGCTTCTAGGGAAGCGGCCGTCCGTCCTGCCTTTGCTGGAGTTGGTCGGCGAGGCTAGTAACAGCCCCGGCAAGGACGGCTCACTCCCCTCGACGCCGCCCccagcagaggaagaggaggacgaGTTGTACCGGCAGTCCCTGGAGATTATCTCTCGATACCTCCAGGAGCAGGCAACCGGCAACAAGGACGCGAAGCCACTGGGCGGGTCTGGGGCCGCCAGCCGGAAGGCGTTAGAGACCCTGCGACGGGTCGGGGACGGTGTGCAACGGAACCACGAAACGGCCTTCCAAG gaTGGGTTTGTGGACTTCTTCCATGTAGAGGACCTAGAAGGCGGCATCAGAAATGTGCTGCTGGCTTTTGCAGGTGTTGCCGGAGTAGGAGCTGGTCTGGCATATCTAATAAGATAGCCTTTTAA